In Triticum aestivum cultivar Chinese Spring chromosome 5B, IWGSC CS RefSeq v2.1, whole genome shotgun sequence, the following proteins share a genomic window:
- the LOC123116846 gene encoding carboxyl-terminal-processing peptidase 2, chloroplastic, translating into MLLPVRRPHAAPSRPASPRHVSSSLGPRSRQVDRALRGSTVARASPAAATDAAAAGLGRRAVVGMALAVSLSAPAYCRAPPPSSALTEENLLFLEAWRAVDRAYYDKSFNGQSWFRYRERALRDDPMNTRQETYAAIKKMLATLNDPFTRLLEPEKFKSLRSGTQGALTGVGLSIGYPLALKGSPAGLSVMSAAPGGPAEKAGIASGDVILAIDDTSAQDMDIYDAADRLQGPEGSSIDLTILSGADTRHVVLKRERYTLNPVRSRMCQIPGSEDSSKIGYIKLTTFNQNAAGSVREAIKKLRENNVKAFVLDLRNNSGGLFPEGIEIAKIWMDKGVIVYICDSRGVRDIYEADGASTIAASEPLVVLVNKGTASASEILAGALKDNKRAVVYGEPTYGKGKIQSVFALSDGSGLAVTVARYETPAHTDIDKVGVTPDRPLPASFPTDEDGFCSCLRDPASCNLNAARLFVRS; encoded by the exons ATGCTCCTCCCGGTGCGCCGCCCTCACGCGGCCCCGTCCCGCCCGGCCTCCCCACGGCACGTCTCCTCCTCCCTCGGGCCCCGATCCAGACAGGTCGACCGGGCCCTCCGGGGTTCCACGGTGGCGCGGGCcagcccggcggcggcgacggacgcCGCTGCCGCCGGACTCGGCCGCCGCGCGGTCGTGGGGATGGCGCTCGCCGTGTCCCTCTCCGCGCCCGCCTACTGCAGGGCGCCGCCCCCGT CGTCCGCGCTCACGGAGGAGAACCTGCTGTTCCTGGAGGCATGGCGCGCGGTCGACCGCGCCTACTACGACAAGTCCTTCAATGGGCAGAGCTGGTTCAGGTACCGCGAGCGCGCCCTCCGCGACGACCCCATGAACACGCGGCAGGAGACAT ATGCGGCGATTAAGAAGATGCTTGCAACACTGAATGATCCATTCACTCGGTTATTGGAACCCGAGAAATTCAAGAGTTTGCGG TCTGGCACGCAAGGTGCCCTCACGGGTGTAGGTTTATCCATCGGCTACCCATTGGCCCTTAAAGGATCACCTGCAGGGCTCTCCGTAATGTCAGCAGCCCCAGGGGGTCCTGCAGAAAAGGCGGGCATCGCGTCTGGAGACGTTATTTTGGCAATTGACGACACAAGCGCGCAAGACATGGACATATATGACGCAGCAGATCGCTTACA GGGTCCTGAAGGAAGCTCAATAGATTTGACTATTCTCAGTGGAGCTGATACCAGACATGTTGTTTTGAA GAGAGAAAGATATACTTTAAACCCGGTGAGGTCAAGGATGTGTCAGATTCCAGGTTCAGAGGACAGCTCAAAGATTGGTTACATCAAACTAACAACATTTAACCAAAATGCTGCAG GATCTGTTAGGGAAGCCATTAAGAAATTAAGGGAGAACAATGTAAAGGCCTTTGTGTTGGATCTGCGGAATAACAG CGGTGGCCTTTTTCCTGAAGGGATTGAGATTGCGAAGATTTG GATGGACAAGGGCGTCATTGTGTATATATGTGACAGCCGTGGTGTCCGTGACATTTATGAGGCAGACGGGGCTAGCACGATTGCTGCATCAGAACCTTTAGTTGTCCTG GTAAACAAAGGAACTGCAAGCGCAAGTGAGATCCTTGCTGGGGCACTGAAAGACAACAAGAGGGCAGTGGTGTATGGGGAACCAACATATGGAAAAGG CAAGATCCAGTCGGTGTTTGCGCTGTCCGATGGCTCAGGGTTGGCCGTGACGGTGGCGCGCTACGAAACCCCTGCGCATACTGACATAGATAAG GTCGGTGTGACTCCGGACCGTCCATTGCCGGCATCGTTCCCGACTGACGAAGATGGCTTCTGCAGCTGCCTCAGGGACCCAGCTTCTTGCAACCTTAACGCCGCCCGGCTGTTTGTGAGATCGTGA